The Paenibacillus beijingensis nucleotide sequence GATTTTGCAAACGGGCTTCCTGCTTGTAAGAATCGTATCCCATTTCGACATGACGTTGTTTTCCCGGTTTGAATACTGGTTTGGCGTCTCATGGCTGCTCGTCACGGTGTCGCTTGTCATCAGCCGCTTTTTCCGGATCGAGTTCATCGTGTTTCTCGTCAATGTGATCGGTTTCGGGGTGCTTGCCCTGAATTTGTTCACGAATCCGAATGCCAAGGTTAAGCCGGCCGCATGGGAAACGACCCGGGAGCTGCTTATCGTACATATTAGCCTTATTACTTGCTCGTTCGCCGCGCTGACGATCGGAGCCGTTTTTTCCGGAATGTATCTTTTTTTGCACCGGAGACTCAAATTCAAAAAGTGGTCGCAAACGCTGCTCCGTCTCCCGAGCCTTGAGCTGATCGACCGTTATGCGTTCCGGTGGGTGCTGGTCGGCATGCCGCTGCTCGCGCTGTCTTTATCGGTTGCGGTCGCGTTGATCGTTTTGGAAGGCAGATGGAACTATTTGCTGGACTGGAAAGTCATTTCCTCGTTCTCCGCTTTGGCGATGTACTGCGTCTATTTGATTCAGCGGGTGCTGCTCGAACGGACAGGCTGGCAGACGGCGCAGTGGAATCTGGTTTGCTTCGCCTTTCTCATCGTCAATTCGTTGATCAATCCGATGTCGAAATTTCACCAATGATCATGACCTCTTATGGAGGGAGCGTGCGATAGATGGGCGGTTACCCGGTCATACTGAAACTGGAAGGAATACGGTGCGTCGTCATCGGCGGGGGCGCCGTGGCGGAGCGGAAAACAGCCGGTCTCTTGGATGCGGGGGCGGATATCGTTATCGTCGTCAGTCCATCGCTCACACTGCAGCTGAGGAAGCTTGCCGAATCGGGACGGATTACGGCCGAAATAAAAGAGTACGAGCAGTCCGATATCCGGGGGGCGGGACTTGTATTCGCGGCTACCGACAGCCGGGAAGTAAACGCCCGGGTTGCCAGTGACGCCGCCCGCGCCGGCGTTATGGTGAATACCGCCGACGAGGGTAGCGGCGGCTCGTTCATCACGCCCGCTGTCGTCCGGCGCGGCGATCTGCTGCTGGCGGTAACGACGTCCGGCGCAAGCCCGGCGCTGGCGGCGCACATCCGGCAGGAGCTTGAGCACCGTTACGGGCCGCGTTATGAAGCGGCTCTGCGCGATTTGAAACGTTTGCGCGAAGAATTGAAGAAGTTGGTACCGGATGCGGTCAAGCGTAAGGAACTGCTGCGGGAGGCGGCCCAGCGAATGAATGCGGAGCTGACGGCATCTGAGGTTCATGCGGTCAGGGAACGGAATCCGGGCGATGCCGACGTGGAGCAGCACTAGGCGTGTCAAGAGTGCGGCAGCGGCTGTTAATGATGGTCGGCCCGCGCGGCGGAGCCTTTTTGCCACATTCTCACTGCCATTCATACATACTTAAAGAGGAGGCTGATTCGCATGACATTGCGCAAAGGGCGGACGATTGTGGTCGGAACGAGGCAGAGCGCGCTTGCGCTGACCCAGACCGGCCAGGTTATCGACGGGCTGCGGGAGCTGTCGGCACGGCACGGGATGGATTACAGCTTTGAAATCCGCAAAATCGTGACGAAGGGTGACCGGATCCTCGATGTGACGCTGTCGAAAGTAGGCGGCAAAGGTCTTTTTGTAAAAGAAATCGAGCAGGCGCTGCTTGATAAAGAGATCGATTTGGCGGTACACAGCATGAAGGACATGCCGTATGAGCTGCCGGAAGGGCTCATGAACGGAGCTGTTCCGAAACGGATCGATCCGCGCGACTGCATCATTACACGCGGCGGCGAAGGGCTGGCCGAGCTGCCTCACGGAGCCAGAGTGGGGACGAGCAGCCTCAGGCGCGCCAGCCAGCTGCAGCACTACCGTCCGGATCTTCGTCTGGAACCGGTCCGGGGCAATATCGACTCGCGAATCCGCAAGCTGGAAACCGAAGGCTTCGATGCGATCGTGCTGGCGGCAGCTGGTCTTACGAGAATGGGCTGGCAGGAGAGGATGACGGCGCCGCTTGAGGTCGATGTTTGTCTGCCGGCCGTCGGGCAGGGGGCGCTTGGCATTGAATGCCGCCAGGAGGATACGGAAATCAGGGAACTGCTGTCGCTGTATAACGATCCGGAAACAGAGCTTGCCGTCCGTGCGGAACGCAGCTTTCTCGGCGCCCTGAACGGAGGCTGCCAAATTCCGATCGGCGCTTATGCGACGATAAGCGGGGGTTCGGAGGAAGAACCGGAGCTGCAGTTGACCGGTATGGTAGGCAATCCTGACGGAAGCACGGTATTAAAGGAAATGCGCCGCGGAACGGATCCGGAAGCGCTTGGGAAAGAAGTTGCGGATGCGCTCCGGGCGATAGGAGCGGATCGCATTTTGTCGGAAATTGGGGGATAAAGATGGATAAAGGGAAAGTGTTTCTGGTCGGCGCGGGCCCGGGAGATCCGAAGCTGATCACCGTCCGCGGACTGGAGTGTATCTCCTGCAGCGACGTCATCGTTTACGACCGGCTTGCCAGTCCGAGGCTGCTGAAGCATATGAAGCCGGGAGCGGAGAAAGTGTATGTGGGCAAGCTGCCCGACCGCCATACGATGAAGCAGGAAGATATCAATCAGCTGCTGGTCGATCTGGCGCTGCAAGGCCGAACGGTGACGCGGCTGAAAGGCGGCGACCCGACGATTTTC carries:
- the ccsA gene encoding cytochrome c biogenesis protein CcsA; the protein is MFSKYWFYDAILYVYALSLLFYFSDFVDANRRAKRIGAGLLVFVWILQTGFLLVRIVSHFDMTLFSRFEYWFGVSWLLVTVSLVISRFFRIEFIVFLVNVIGFGVLALNLFTNPNAKVKPAAWETTRELLIVHISLITCSFAALTIGAVFSGMYLFLHRRLKFKKWSQTLLRLPSLELIDRYAFRWVLVGMPLLALSLSVAVALIVLEGRWNYLLDWKVISSFSALAMYCVYLIQRVLLERTGWQTAQWNLVCFAFLIVNSLINPMSKFHQ
- a CDS encoding precorrin-2 dehydrogenase/sirohydrochlorin ferrochelatase family protein gives rise to the protein MGGYPVILKLEGIRCVVIGGGAVAERKTAGLLDAGADIVIVVSPSLTLQLRKLAESGRITAEIKEYEQSDIRGAGLVFAATDSREVNARVASDAARAGVMVNTADEGSGGSFITPAVVRRGDLLLAVTTSGASPALAAHIRQELEHRYGPRYEAALRDLKRLREELKKLVPDAVKRKELLREAAQRMNAELTASEVHAVRERNPGDADVEQH
- the hemC gene encoding hydroxymethylbilane synthase, which gives rise to MTLRKGRTIVVGTRQSALALTQTGQVIDGLRELSARHGMDYSFEIRKIVTKGDRILDVTLSKVGGKGLFVKEIEQALLDKEIDLAVHSMKDMPYELPEGLMNGAVPKRIDPRDCIITRGGEGLAELPHGARVGTSSLRRASQLQHYRPDLRLEPVRGNIDSRIRKLETEGFDAIVLAAAGLTRMGWQERMTAPLEVDVCLPAVGQGALGIECRQEDTEIRELLSLYNDPETELAVRAERSFLGALNGGCQIPIGAYATISGGSEEEPELQLTGMVGNPDGSTVLKEMRRGTDPEALGKEVADALRAIGADRILSEIGG